A window of the Pyrodictium abyssi genome harbors these coding sequences:
- a CDS encoding CofH family radical SAM protein, whose translation MLYTHPQLPPPLGGGSLPGRRPYLPRGLRSYLEEPRIQALLDIAGELGYARPLERVLEGKPSVRDVVELYRMPLWLLGALARAVTDAITGRRVGYVVNMILNYTNICVVNCRFCAFRRSPGAEDAYRLDASQAVASVVEHWEKYRIRQVLFQGGVDPSIPLEYFEEVFRGIKARTRGEVAVHGLSAVEIDWYSRVNRLSVRELVSRLAEAGLDSVPGAGAEILSQRVRGLISPFKTSAERWLEVMDEIMSLGLPVSTTMMYGHVETLWERAEHLLSLLQLQRRRGLIMAFIAWNFEPGNTELRGSVPYPAGGTELLRSVAVARLVFRHEIPWIQAGWLTAGTRLGQVSLDYGANDWGGTLYGEKVLPAAGVPLPLLVRRSIERVIGGAGYEPYERDNWYYPVEATAPRIAAGAGGAAG comes from the coding sequence GTGTTATATACACACCCACAGCTGCCACCACCACTGGGTGGTGGTTCTCTGCCCGGCCGTAGGCCCTACCTGCCCCGGGGCCTCCGGAGCTACCTCGAGGAGCCCCGCATACAAGCACTCCTCGACATCGCAGGCGAGCTGGGCTACGCTAGGCCCCTAGAGCGGGTCCTCGAGGGTAAGCCTTCTGTGCGCGACGTTGTGGAGCTCTACCGTATGCCCCTATGGCTCCTGGGCGCCCTCGCACGCGCTGTGACCGACGCCATCACTGGCCGGCGCGTAGGCTACGTGGTCAACATGATTCTGAACTACACGAACATCTGCGTGGTGAACTGTAGGTTTTGCGCGTTCCGCCGCAGCCCCGGCGCCGAGGACGCCTACCGTCTGGACGCTTCCCAGGCTGTCGCGTCCGTGGTGGAGCACTGGGAGAAGTACCGTATACGCCAGGTGCTGTTCCAGGGCGGGGTAGACCCCTCCATACCCCTGGAGTACTTCGAGGAGGTATTCCGGGGCATCAAGGCTAGGACCCGTGGCGAGGTGGCCGTCCACGGCCTCAGCGCCGTGGAGATAGACTGGTACTCGCGGGTCAACCGTCTCAGCGTGAGGGAGCTCGTCTCCAGGCTGGCCGAGGCAGGGCTGGACAGCGTGCCCGGTGCTGGCGCGGAGATACTGAGCCAGAGGGTCCGGGGGCTGATCTCCCCCTTCAAGACGAGTGCGGAGCGCTGGCTCGAGGTCATGGACGAGATAATGAGCTTGGGGCTCCCCGTGAGCACCACTATGATGTATGGTCACGTGGAGACGCTATGGGAGCGTGCTGAGCACCTCCTCTCGCTACTCCAGCTGCAGAGGCGCAGGGGCCTCATCATGGCCTTCATCGCGTGGAACTTCGAGCCAGGCAACACCGAGCTCCGTGGCAGCGTGCCCTACCCGGCTGGGGGCACCGAGCTCCTTCGCAGCGTGGCCGTGGCTAGGCTCGTGTTCCGCCACGAAATACCCTGGATACAGGCCGGCTGGCTCACAGCCGGTACCCGGCTAGGCCAGGTCTCGCTGGACTACGGGGCCAACGACTGGGGCGGCACACTCTACGGCGAGAAGGTGCTACCAGCCGCCGGGGTGCCGCTGCCACTCCTCGTCCGCAGGAGCATAGAGCGCGTGATAGGGGGCGCGGGCTACGAGCCCTACGAGCGCGACAACTGGTACTACCCGGTCGAGGCCACAGCGCCCCGCATAGCAGCTGGGGCCGGGGGTGCAGCAGGGTGA
- a CDS encoding TrmB family transcriptional regulator — protein sequence MAGEGLEERLRRLLGLSGYEARVYLAVLGGASRPREIAEEAGVPPQRIYDVLRSLQRRGLVVQTGEGYKATPPARALGAEAERLIVEARLRADELRALAQELERHATSTAREHVAVEEGLSRALAAAMAALQECSEKPWVLAYKAAEKAEELLPALSRLLEVLDGRGARVILYTGAAVPEHVLRTVASIPGVELRASDAVLLDMMVVCDTVVIGVPGRGGNVVAVAITNREFADALKRRLETIWRSARPVPDAAPGQR from the coding sequence TTGGCGGGGGAGGGGCTAGAGGAGAGGCTGAGAAGGCTCCTAGGCCTCAGCGGGTACGAGGCCCGAGTCTACCTAGCCGTGCTAGGGGGCGCATCTAGGCCAAGAGAGATAGCGGAGGAAGCGGGCGTGCCGCCCCAGAGGATCTACGATGTGCTGCGGAGCCTCCAGCGCCGCGGCCTAGTCGTGCAGACAGGCGAGGGCTACAAGGCAACACCGCCCGCCAGGGCTCTCGGCGCTGAGGCTGAGAGGCTCATCGTAGAGGCGAGGCTACGCGCCGACGAGCTAAGGGCGCTGGCACAGGAGCTAGAGAGGCACGCCACATCCACGGCGAGGGAGCACGTGGCGGTAGAAGAGGGGCTCTCCCGGGCCCTCGCCGCCGCCATGGCAGCTCTGCAGGAGTGCAGCGAGAAGCCCTGGGTGCTCGCCTACAAGGCGGCGGAGAAAGCCGAGGAGCTACTGCCGGCTCTTAGCCGGCTCCTAGAGGTGCTAGACGGGCGTGGTGCACGCGTGATTCTCTACACTGGCGCTGCTGTCCCGGAGCACGTGCTAAGAACCGTGGCCAGCATACCGGGCGTCGAGCTGCGCGCCTCGGACGCGGTACTCCTCGACATGATGGTCGTCTGCGACACAGTGGTCATAGGCGTGCCGGGCCGCGGGGGCAACGTGGTAGCTGTGGCCATAACTAACCGCGAGTTCGCGGACGCGCTCAAGCGGAGGCTGGAGACGATATGGCGCAGTGCTAGACCAGTACCCGATGCCGCGCCGGGACAGCGTTAA
- a CDS encoding MqnA/MqnD/SBP family protein, whose protein sequence is MYAAPGYQYAAPLRRWLVSRGFAVHVAPPPETLPLLREGVADAGLAPLGLIAASTELQACPGPMVYSERETMSVLLVSKKPLTLRGCDMIAVTGETRTSILYLTLVLRELGLQPRLLRLSARNAWMLLRAAPCALVIGDEALSALAQGLHVVADMGVLVRDVLGITPVYAATAVARGRSCPRGIDTPPWPRAQRRDVEATAMATGLPRRLADIYHRALLRLDYNPAFLKAALRVLREAVSHGASGGLPPERRAEEASCW, encoded by the coding sequence GTGTATGCTGCGCCAGGCTACCAGTACGCCGCGCCTCTGCGCAGATGGCTAGTGTCGCGGGGCTTCGCCGTCCACGTCGCCCCACCGCCGGAAACGCTCCCACTGCTCAGGGAGGGAGTAGCCGACGCTGGGCTAGCGCCACTAGGCCTGATAGCAGCGAGCACCGAGCTGCAGGCATGCCCCGGCCCAATGGTGTACAGCGAACGTGAGACGATGAGTGTTCTCCTGGTCTCAAAGAAGCCGCTAACACTACGAGGCTGCGACATGATAGCCGTGACCGGCGAGACCCGGACTAGCATCCTCTACCTCACGCTCGTGCTGAGGGAGCTGGGGCTCCAGCCCCGCCTGCTCCGGCTGAGCGCACGGAACGCGTGGATGCTTCTACGCGCCGCTCCGTGTGCCCTAGTCATAGGCGATGAGGCTCTCAGCGCTCTCGCCCAGGGGCTCCACGTGGTAGCCGACATGGGCGTGCTCGTGCGCGACGTCCTGGGCATAACCCCGGTCTACGCTGCTACGGCCGTGGCCAGGGGCAGGAGCTGCCCCAGGGGCATAGATACGCCGCCCTGGCCCCGGGCGCAGCGCCGCGACGTAGAGGCTACAGCTATGGCTACCGGGCTGCCGCGCCGCCTAGCAGACATATACCACCGCGCTCTGCTGCGCCTCGACTACAACCCGGCCTTCCTGAAGGCCGCGCTACGTGTCCTCCGCGAGGCCGTCTCCCATGGAGCCTCCGGCGGGCTCCCGCCCGAGAGGAGGGCTGAGGAGGCCTCATGCTGGTAG
- a CDS encoding radical SAM protein, whose translation MKPRPEPPRWLERLAAESGSPALEKAIHGDRLEPPAIEELLVKTPFHALAAAADYYARAVKQGRGSFVVNLYLTYTNVCETRCSFCAFYRAPGSPDAYIREPRELAEAARRAVEEHGVREIHLVGGNNPDLPFSYYEELVSSIKQAAPRAILKAFTAEEIWFIARVTGQRVREVLERLHELGLDALSGGGTEVLDEELQRLIAPRKIPPEEYLRVHEEAHRLGIRSNVILMYGHVEEPISVARHLYRVRMLEERAPGFISFIPVRFNPGSTPLGRSRLYRERARLDGQYDLRIVAAARLALLGAVDNIVAYWVSMGDKLAQAALAHGANDLGGTFYREAVISAAGGGPGGKEPRELAYMLRQAGWSPWMRDTFYNYLERIDVAEPPWLQ comes from the coding sequence GTGAAGCCGCGCCCGGAGCCGCCCCGGTGGCTCGAAAGGCTGGCCGCCGAGTCCGGGTCACCGGCCCTGGAGAAGGCTATACACGGGGACCGCCTCGAGCCCCCTGCGATAGAGGAGCTGCTAGTGAAGACGCCCTTCCACGCCCTAGCCGCGGCCGCCGACTACTACGCGCGCGCCGTGAAGCAGGGCCGGGGCAGCTTCGTGGTCAACCTCTACCTGACGTACACTAATGTCTGTGAGACCCGGTGCAGCTTCTGCGCCTTCTACCGAGCCCCCGGGAGCCCAGACGCGTACATACGGGAGCCCCGTGAGCTCGCCGAGGCAGCACGCCGCGCCGTGGAGGAGCACGGTGTGCGGGAGATACACCTGGTCGGCGGGAACAACCCCGACCTGCCGTTCAGCTACTACGAGGAGCTAGTCTCCTCGATCAAGCAGGCCGCGCCCAGGGCCATATTGAAGGCCTTCACCGCGGAGGAGATATGGTTCATCGCCCGCGTCACGGGGCAGCGCGTACGGGAGGTGCTCGAGAGGCTACACGAGCTCGGGCTCGACGCGCTATCAGGCGGCGGCACCGAGGTCCTCGACGAGGAGCTCCAGCGCCTAATCGCGCCGCGCAAGATACCCCCGGAGGAGTACCTACGCGTCCACGAGGAGGCCCACCGGCTGGGGATAAGGAGCAACGTTATACTGATGTACGGCCACGTCGAGGAGCCTATCAGCGTCGCGCGGCACCTCTACCGGGTAAGAATGCTCGAGGAACGCGCCCCCGGCTTCATATCCTTCATACCCGTCCGGTTCAACCCCGGCAGCACGCCGCTCGGCAGGTCCCGGCTCTACCGTGAGCGGGCCCGGCTCGACGGCCAGTACGACCTCCGCATAGTCGCCGCTGCTAGGCTAGCACTGCTCGGGGCCGTGGACAACATAGTCGCCTACTGGGTGAGCATGGGGGACAAGCTCGCGCAGGCAGCCCTAGCACACGGGGCGAACGACCTCGGCGGCACGTTCTACCGGGAGGCCGTGATCTCGGCTGCTGGGGGCGGCCCCGGCGGCAAGGAGCCCAGGGAGCTCGCATACATGCTCCGGCAGGCAGGCTGGAGCCCCTGGATGCGCGACACCTTCTACAACTACCTGGAGAGAATAGACGTAGCAGAGCCCCCGTGGCTACAGTAG